A window from Hydrogenobacter hydrogenophilus encodes these proteins:
- a CDS encoding (Fe-S)-binding protein has product MPVESKEQIGQEEVKKFYEFCKKNINAEVASYLEACVRCGICAEACLFYMGENVSGNIDPSLTPAYKADLLREIYKENYTFIGRIKKLLGFGVKITPENLKEQVKLTFYTCTNCDRCTKACPMGIDTPRLVSIVRGALTYAGLTPKDLADATNLSVEKGSPLGVDVPTFLNRIEFISEEYEVEMPVDKKPSEYLYIPSSIELMKFPSSVASAGKVLNKAGVSWTLSTIAHEATNFGLFAQSKEVTKEMLRRILDGAKELGVKYIIAPECGHAYQSMRFIAPNVFPKDWKFEVLNIVEFIDKMIKEGRLSVKKKVLKERATLHDSCQIGRRGGVLREPRRILSMLAEDFKDSVLIPEHNICCGGGGGVLVIKDADYYRQKGFISKMTLFDKVGAKTIVCYCANCMLALNKSSQELKRDYEFVSIVDLVASAIEEEEA; this is encoded by the coding sequence ATGCCTGTAGAATCAAAGGAACAAATAGGACAGGAGGAGGTAAAGAAGTTCTACGAGTTTTGTAAAAAGAATATAAACGCTGAAGTTGCCTCTTACTTAGAAGCCTGTGTGAGGTGCGGGATATGTGCTGAGGCTTGTCTTTTCTACATGGGTGAGAATGTATCGGGAAACATAGACCCTTCGCTTACGCCAGCATACAAGGCAGACCTTTTAAGAGAAATATACAAGGAGAACTACACCTTTATAGGAAGGATAAAAAAGCTGTTGGGTTTTGGTGTAAAGATCACCCCTGAGAACCTGAAAGAACAGGTAAAGCTTACCTTTTACACTTGTACCAACTGCGATAGATGTACAAAGGCATGTCCCATGGGTATAGACACTCCAAGGCTCGTAAGTATAGTAAGAGGTGCATTGACTTATGCAGGACTTACACCTAAGGACCTTGCGGATGCTACAAACCTTTCCGTAGAAAAGGGAAGCCCTTTAGGTGTGGATGTGCCTACCTTCCTCAATAGAATAGAGTTCATATCGGAGGAGTATGAAGTGGAAATGCCTGTTGATAAAAAGCCTTCGGAATACCTCTATATTCCCTCATCTATTGAGCTTATGAAGTTTCCTTCTTCTGTAGCTTCTGCCGGTAAAGTTCTTAACAAGGCAGGTGTAAGTTGGACTCTTTCCACAATCGCTCACGAGGCTACAAACTTTGGTCTGTTTGCACAAAGCAAAGAAGTCACCAAAGAGATGCTAAGGAGGATTCTTGATGGTGCTAAGGAATTAGGGGTAAAGTACATAATAGCTCCTGAGTGCGGGCATGCTTACCAGTCCATGAGATTTATAGCGCCTAATGTGTTTCCTAAGGATTGGAAGTTTGAGGTACTGAATATAGTGGAATTCATAGATAAGATGATAAAAGAAGGTAGGCTGAGCGTAAAAAAGAAGGTCCTAAAAGAAAGGGCAACGTTACATGACTCCTGTCAGATAGGAAGAAGGGGAGGTGTCCTTAGAGAGCCTAGAAGAATATTGAGTATGCTTGCGGAAGACTTTAAAGATTCAGTTCTCATACCTGAGCACAACATATGTTGTGGTGGTGGTGGAGGTGTGCTTGTTATAAAGGATGCAGATTACTATAGACAGAAAGGATTTATCTCCAAGATGACCCTATTTGATAAAGTTGGTGCAAAAACCATTGTATGCTACTGTGCCAATTGTATGCTTGCTCTTAACAAAAGCAGTCAGGAATTAAAGAGAGATTATGAGTTTGTAAGCATTGTGGATCTTGTAGCGTCCGCTATAGAGGAGGAAGAGGCATGA
- a CDS encoding nickel-dependent hydrogenase large subunit — MKRLVVDPITRIEGHLRIEAVLEGNRIKSAYSSGTMVRGIEIILKGRDPREAWAFAQRICGVCTTVHAFASIRAVEDALKIKVPKNASLIRKLMIGTLFVHDHVVHFYHLHALDWVNPLEALKADPAKTSELAQKLSDYGKSSPSYFKEVQDRIRQQVERRQLGIFNKGYWKHPDYKLPPEANLMAVAHYLDALNWQAQIVQVHTIFGGKNPHPNFVVGGMACPIDLQSDTAINMEKLGKVKSLIDSMIDFVEKVYLPDLIAIASFYKHWFEKGEGLGNFLVLGEPEGDSHHEGRFFIPPTFIKNREIKNYEDVDYSKIEEYVTHSYYKYSLGDEKGLHPFEGETVLNYTGPQPPYEYLNVESKYSWLKAPRYAGLPAEVGPLARILALYARDMLGSRELVDSHLAKLGIPFQAMYSTMGRTLARGLETYIYAHAMKKWYDELLENIKSGDTKTFNGEKWEPSTWERDVKGFGLMEAPRGSLSHWVHIKDGKIANYQAVVPTTWNASPRDAKGQPSPYEASLVGHELVNPEEPLEVLRTIHSFDPCLACAVHLITVYNT; from the coding sequence ATGAAAAGGCTTGTGGTAGACCCAATAACAAGAATAGAAGGGCATTTGAGAATTGAGGCTGTGCTTGAAGGGAACAGAATAAAGTCCGCTTATTCTTCTGGCACCATGGTCAGAGGGATAGAGATAATACTCAAAGGTAGAGACCCAAGAGAGGCATGGGCTTTTGCTCAAAGGATATGTGGTGTTTGTACCACCGTACACGCCTTTGCTTCCATAAGAGCGGTAGAAGATGCCTTAAAGATAAAAGTACCCAAAAACGCCTCTTTAATAAGAAAACTTATGATAGGCACACTGTTCGTACACGACCATGTGGTACACTTTTACCACCTTCACGCGTTGGATTGGGTGAACCCACTGGAGGCTTTAAAAGCTGACCCTGCAAAGACTTCCGAATTGGCACAGAAGCTATCGGATTACGGAAAGTCCTCACCCTCTTACTTCAAAGAAGTGCAGGATAGGATACGCCAGCAAGTAGAAAGGAGACAGCTCGGTATATTCAACAAGGGCTACTGGAAACACCCAGACTATAAACTACCACCAGAAGCAAACCTTATGGCAGTAGCACATTATTTAGATGCTCTCAACTGGCAGGCACAGATAGTGCAAGTACACACCATATTCGGTGGTAAGAACCCACATCCCAACTTCGTGGTTGGTGGTATGGCATGTCCCATAGACCTCCAGAGCGATACAGCCATAAACATGGAAAAACTCGGAAAAGTAAAAAGCCTCATAGATTCCATGATAGACTTCGTAGAAAAAGTGTACCTTCCAGACCTTATCGCCATTGCGAGTTTTTACAAACACTGGTTTGAAAAAGGTGAGGGTTTAGGCAACTTTTTAGTTCTTGGAGAACCAGAAGGGGATTCTCACCATGAGGGCAGATTTTTCATACCACCTACCTTTATAAAAAACAGGGAAATAAAGAATTACGAAGATGTGGATTACTCTAAGATAGAAGAGTATGTGACACACAGCTATTACAAGTATTCACTTGGAGATGAGAAGGGACTCCATCCCTTTGAAGGTGAGACGGTTCTAAACTATACGGGTCCACAACCACCTTACGAATACCTGAATGTGGAGAGTAAATACAGTTGGCTTAAAGCACCAAGATACGCAGGCCTTCCTGCAGAGGTGGGACCCCTTGCAAGAATTTTAGCTCTTTACGCAAGGGACATGCTTGGCAGTCGAGAGCTTGTGGATTCTCATCTTGCAAAACTTGGGATTCCCTTCCAAGCCATGTATTCAACTATGGGTAGAACCCTTGCAAGAGGACTGGAAACATACATATACGCTCATGCCATGAAAAAGTGGTACGACGAGCTTTTAGAAAATATAAAATCAGGAGACACGAAGACTTTTAACGGTGAAAAGTGGGAGCCATCTACATGGGAGAGAGATGTAAAGGGTTTTGGACTTATGGAAGCGCCAAGGGGTTCGCTTTCTCACTGGGTGCACATAAAGGATGGTAAGATAGCTAATTATCAGGCTGTAGTGCCCACTACTTGGAACGCTTCACCGAGGGATGCAAAAGGACAGCCATCACCTTACGAAGCGTCTTTGGTAGGACATGAGCTTGTAAATCCTGAAGAACCTCTTGAGGTCCTAAGAACCATTCATTCCTTTGATCCGTGTCTTGCGTGCGCAGTGCACCTTATAACTGTATATAATACTTAA